The Anaerolineae bacterium genomic interval TTCCTTCCGCCCCTGGTGATCGAGCTGGAGGACTTGGACCAAGTGGCCGAGGCGGTGGCCGAAGTCCTGAGGTGAGCTTGGATCCGGTTGCCTTGCTGGAGCGGATGCTCTCTATCCCCAGCCCCTCCGGGCGCGAAGGGAAGCTGGCCTGCTATCTGGCCGAGGCGATGGCTGGTCTGGGGTTCCGCGCCTGGGTGGACGAGGTGGGGAACGCGGTCGGTGAGCGGGGCGAGGGCCAGGTAGAGGTGGTGCTGCTGGGTCACATGGACACCGTTCAGGGGGAGATCGCGGTTCGTCGGGTGGGCAAGCTCCTCTATGGACGAGGGGCGGTGGATGCCAAGGGGCCACTGGCGGCCTTCATCGCGGCCGCCTCGCGGGTGGACCCGCCTCGCGGCGTGAAGCTGGCCATAGTAGGTGCGGTCGAGGAGGAGGCAGCTACCTCGGCGGGAGCCCGGCACATCCTGGGACGCTACTCGCCGGCCTCGGTCGTGATCGGGGAGCCTAGCGGCTGGGACCGAGTGACGATCGGGTACAAGGGCCGCCTGCTGCTGGACTACCACCTGGAATCCGACGCTGCTCACAGTGCCCGAGATGAGGCGACGGTCTGCGAGCGGGCGGTGAACTTCTGGCTGTGGGTACGAGGATTCGCCGATGCCTACGGTGCCCACCAGCCCCGCCGCTTCGATCGGGTGGACAGCGCTCTGCGACGGTTCGAGTCGGGGAGCGATGGCCTGCGCGAATGGGTGGATATGGAGGTGGCCCTGCGGCTTCCGCCTGGCTTCCCAGTGGCGGATTTCCGGGGCCCGGCCGTCGAGGCCGCGAGACCGGCACAGCTGGGCTTCCGCGGCTACGAACCGGCCTATCGGGCGGACAAGAACACGCCTCTGGTGCGTGCCTTCCTGGCCGCCGTCCGTGCCCAGGGCGGCCAGCCTCGATTCTCAGTCAAGATGGGGACCTCGGACATGAACGTGGTGGGCCCGGTCTGGAACTGCCCCATCGTGGCCTACGGTCCGGGAGACTCCGATCTGGATCACACTCCCGATGAGCACCTGGACCTGGAGGAGTACCACAGGGGCATCGCGGTGCTGGAGAGCGCACTCAGCTCGCTTATGAGGGACCTGGCTTCTGGGTGAGGCGTCCGAGGGCGAGTCGCTTGGCCTCGAACCAAGCGCCAGAAGGGGATTGAAATGCCTCCTTCGGGTGGCTACAATGGGCTTGTCAACGCCAACCAGGCCCCGTGCCACCCTGTGGGGTGGCGGTATTGCCTCGCCTGTTCGCGCGTCTACCCGACCTGAAGGAGGTGTCCACCAGAAGAGTAAGGCTGACGAAGTCCGATCCTATCGGGCCGACCTACAGCATCGCCCTATGTTCGGGCTGTTGCTGTGTCCGCAGCACTGAGGAGAGAAGCATGGCTGAGAACAGACTCTCTCGACGTGGTTTCCTCACTGTGGCCGGCTTGGCCGCCGGCGCCAGTCTGGCGGCTGCCTGCGCGGGAGCCGCCCCCGCCCAGCCGACGCCGGCGCCGGTCGAGGCCACGGCCGCGCCCGAAGCCACCGCTGCCCCCACCGCCGTGCCGGCCGAGGCTAC includes:
- a CDS encoding [LysW]-lysine hydrolase, with product MSLDPVALLERMLSIPSPSGREGKLACYLAEAMAGLGFRAWVDEVGNAVGERGEGQVEVVLLGHMDTVQGEIAVRRVGKLLYGRGAVDAKGPLAAFIAAASRVDPPRGVKLAIVGAVEEEAATSAGARHILGRYSPASVVIGEPSGWDRVTIGYKGRLLLDYHLESDAAHSARDEATVCERAVNFWLWVRGFADAYGAHQPRRFDRVDSALRRFESGSDGLREWVDMEVALRLPPGFPVADFRGPAVEAARPAQLGFRGYEPAYRADKNTPLVRAFLAAVRAQGGQPRFSVKMGTSDMNVVGPVWNCPIVAYGPGDSDLDHTPDEHLDLEEYHRGIAVLESALSSLMRDLASG